The following proteins are encoded in a genomic region of Molothrus aeneus isolate 106 chromosome 14, BPBGC_Maene_1.0, whole genome shotgun sequence:
- the CHMP1B gene encoding charged multivesicular body protein 1b, protein MSNMEKHLFNLKFAAKELNRNSKKCDKEEKAEKAKIKKAIQKGNMEVARIHAENAIRQKNQAINFLRMSARVDAVAARVQTAVTMGKVTKSMAGVVKSMDATLKSMNLEKISALMDKFEHQFETLDVQTQQMEDTMSNTTTLTTPQNQVDMLLQEMADEAGLDLNMELPQGQTGSVATSVASAEQDELSQRLARLRDQV, encoded by the exons ATGTCCAACATGGAGA AACACCTGTTTAACTTGAAGTTTGCTGCAAAGGAGCTCAACAGAAACTCCAAAAAATGcgacaaagaagaaaaggctgagaaagctAAAATTAAGAAG GCCATCCAGAAGGGGAACATGGAGGTGGCGCGGATCCACGCCGAGAACGCCATCCGCCAGAAGAACCAGGCCATCAACTTCCTGCGCATGAGCGCCCGCGTGGACGCCGTGGCTGCCAGGGTCCAGACTGCTGTCACCATGGGCAAG GTTACAAAGTCGATGGCAGGGGTGGTGAAGTCCATGGATGCCACCTTGAAGAGCATGAACTTGGAAAAG ATATCTGCACTAATGGACAAATTTGAGCATCAGTTTGAGACACTGGATGTTCAGACACAACAGATGGAAGACACAATGAGCAACACTACGACATTAACAACGCCACAA aaCCAAGTGGACATGCTCCTGCAGGAAATGGCAGATGAAGCAGG CCTTGATCTGAACATGGAACTACCTCAAGGACAGACAGGTTCAGTTGCTACAAGCGTGGCCTCAGCAGAGCAG GATGAGCTGTCACAGAGACTGGCCCGCCTACGTGATCAAGTCTaa